The DNA sequence TAAGTTCTTTATTAAAGACAGCCCCCTCTTTACTAGTTTGCAAAATAACCCTTCATTCTtggttttatttcagtttaacccCACTACCATCTTTATTTCCAGAATCGATCCTTGTCTTTGGGTTTAATTCCTATTTAGTCGTTAGTCAGTTATTTCACTCTCTAAAGCTCctaaattttaccaaaaaattacattattgCCACTGGTTTGCCTAGATTGAAATATTTGTTCTAATTGTGGgtccataagcgatccgattccccTGTATCCGCATCAATTACTTAGCTTGTGGGATCTTCTAtcagttattttcttttttattttattttattgtaaagcTGATCTTGGATGAAATATTTTGTTCTAGTTTGAGTTGgctattttttttcctcattggTTAATCTCTAAAGATCAATGTTTAGAGCTTTTCTATTGGTTGGATGATGTAATAGATTAGAGTGAAGCTTTTATGATGGAAGCTCTCTCCTAAGTCAATCATAGGATTTTGGCATGTACGTTCTCCGCTATTTGAGGAATAAAGTGATTGTGGATGGGTGGATTCTCACTGTAGGCTTTGGGTGGATTCCTAACCTATTTTATCCTCCTACTATctgttttctttctatttatccAAGTTACAGTTCAGATTTTTCTAACCTTGCACCCTGCAGCTATACTCTTCTGTTGATTCCTCAGTTTCAGTTCATTTTTGCTATTGATTTTAGTTTCTCCTGTTACTTATGAAACCTATTCTGCATTTGGTAGCTGCTAAACCGCCAAATTGATTTCTGTTTTTCATATTCGATTTGCTGCAACTCTgttctttttttcattctgtCCTAGTGGCATTAGGATTGTTCCGGTTCTCACGATGCAGCCGTCAGATCTTCATCACTTGCAGGCCTTTTCTGCTTTCTGAACTAGCCATCACCAACAGAAGCTATagaattttttctatttctgtcATATAGTGCCTAACTCACCTGTTTTATTGTTTGAGCTAAACTCCAACTGGATTTCCGTGGCTTGAGTTTAGTTTTCTTTAGAGGGTTTAGGATGCCTAGTACTATGGGTTTCCCAAATagagatatttttctttttcagtgtTATATTTGCGTAGAAAATGTGCCCCCATCCCCCCATTCTGAGATGTGGTAAGTCTTCTCATATTGGCTAGGATGCCTTCAAGATTTGACGGTGTTATTTAACGGTAAATGTGGCTTTGAGGTTACAACTCTTCTTTCGTTGTCTATGTAATTATGCTTAGATTTGCCTATCTAATTTATATTTCATTATGTTGAATCTCCAGGTTGCGGAGCCATTAAGAGCAATGGTTATGGGAGCTCCGTTGGAGGATGCTCGGCATCTTGCTCAACGATATGATAGAATGCAGCAGGAAGCTGAAGCTCAGGTAGCATGAGATGCATTTCTTTTGCTTTATTCTGCAGGATTTATTGTGATGTTAGCATATTTGATTTGTTTGGTTGGTGACTCCAACAttggacttcttcaacaagttAAGaatgttcaattttttttttggggggtaaaagATGCTTAGGGTACCCAACCTTCAGAAAAATTACACGTAGGGTGCCTCACGTTTCAACAGTTTTACATTTAAGGTTCCTTATTTTCTATAGTTCCAATATtacccatttcttcttcttagcCGATCTGATGcccattctccttctctcccttATCACATTGACCCTTTATAGTGCCAATGGTGAGTTAATGACAATGGACACTGAGATGCAGACTTTCCGGCCATGGAGTCGAATTGAGAGTATGATGGCTTGTGGTTGTCAATGTGCACTAGAGAAGGAAGGGGTTTGTGAGCAGGGGTGAGGTAAGCCGGCagagagagaggggtggagGAGGTGATGTAGAGGGCAGGGGAGAGAGGGCCATGTTTCTGCAAAGAAGCACCTGAAAGAGAAAGACCCTTAGACCACAACCTCATCTCATCCCTTCTCACTTCTCAGATAAAACCACTCCTGCAAGGGGGCTACATTCCATGGCACATGAACTACAGTCAAGGCCTTGGGCCTGCTAGCCAAATGAGCACCTAACAAACTTCCCACCAAACCGGCAGCATCCCTTTGAGAACCAACACCCAAGCCACCTCCATTGCCACAggtagggagaagaggaaagtcCTCCCATTATCGGTTGTTCCTCTTTCAGTGGATGAACTCTCAGTCCACACTCCATAACTCTCTTTTTGGGCCAATCTTTAACACAACAACCACCACCCGTTTGGATGGAGAAATGCATCGTCAATGTATCGAACTGAAACCCCATACAGTGACAGACAGGTCCATTGTTGCATCCTTGATGGCGGTTAGTAAGTTTGTTGCGTCATCTCTCTGTTCTAATATTATACAAagctttggaatcaagattggTTTGTAGAGTATtggccccccccccctttttttctattttttcttggaTGGTGCTCAAGACGGTGGACCTTGCCTCTTCCGATTAGTAGTTTTCCTGTTTTGGTAGTTGGGGTGGGGGTTATGGTGAGAGGGGGGGTTGGTGAAGGACAGGGGGTGTTGCGGGGTTACACGGGAGGGAGAATGCAGGGGAAGGGAGAGTGAGAGGGGCTGAGGGGAGGGGTGCGgcaggaggtggtggtggtggttgttgtGGTGGCTGTGGATGTGGTGATGGTGGGGGTATAACTGGGAAGATAAAGAAGTACCTTTAATGTAAAATTCTATACACTGGGTACCTTACTTCTTGTTTCTCTAAAAGATGGGTACCCTAAGTGtcatttaccctttttttatgtgtgtttgtgtgtgtgggggggtgTTGGCGAGTGGAATGCTTCTGACATGTTCAGTTTACTAACATGATGAAACTTAGCCCTCCTGCAGCttgtttaatttttctactTGATCTATACAGGCTATTGAAGTCTCTAAACGCCAAGTAAAAGTAAGGGAATCTGCTGGCAATGTTGATTATACTTCAAAACTTGAAGCTGCTGAAGCTAGGCTGCAAGAGCTGAAGTCAAACATGGCAACCTTGGGGAAGGAAGCTGTCGCTGCAATGGCTGCTGTGGAATCCCAGCAACAAAGGTTGACGCTCCAGCGACTAATTGCCTTGGTAATTCATTTTCATCTTTACCTGATGCAGTTCCTTCTGAATTCAAGTTTACGCTTTACATGCCATATATTTTAGGACATCACACCTTACagctctttttcctcttttacaTTAAAGGTGGAATCGGAACGTTTTTATCATCAACGAGTCTTGCAAATACTTGATCAACTTGAGGGAGAGGTATGGGATTGTCTGATGAACTTCAATTACTGTTGCTTCTTATTTGCAGCTGGCTTATGTATTTCTACTTTTTCTTTCAATGAGTCTTATTCAAGAAATCTTAAGATTTATGATTTTTCTGTTGCAATTGGcagatggtatcagagcgccaAAGAATTGAAGCTTCTCCCAATGTGGCTGTAGACAATTCTATGCCACCTCCACCCTCATATGAAGAAGTTAATGGTGGTTTTGTTGCTCAAACATATGATGGGCTAACAGATAGCATGGGATACTTTTTAGGAGAGGTGATTGTTTTTTGCCCCTTTATAGAAATTTTTAATGATGATGAAACACAGTTTTGTAATATCTCTGTCCCTTTTCTTCCAAAATTGTTCCTTTTCAATTTGTTGTAGGTTACACATTCATATCAAGCTGAGTCTGATGTGGAGCTTAATTTGTCAGTTGGTGATTATGTTGTTGTCAGAAAGGTTTGTGAATCCACCTTTTGTTTGGTTACTTCTTCACATTCTAACGATGGTTTAATGCTCTATTCTATCTTGTACTCTATGTTGCTCTTAAAGTGTACTGAGGGTCCTCCTCCTGTTAAGTTGTGGGAGTTAGTTGTCATAAGTCTAGTTAAGTCATTTGTTATTTACTTTGGTTGTAATTTGACTCTAAGTAGGTTTCTTGTTTATTATATAAGTTGTGGGACTAGGCCACGATAGGATTATGACTCTAGGATTCTCTCACTTTTTCTCCTATCGTGTTCtccctctcctctttttctcttcttcctcttcatagATTTTGGTTGGTGATTTGATTTTATTACAATTGCTTTTGCTGTTCTTGACTAAAAATGAAGACTGATTTTCCTTACAACATGTGGTATTGGCAataaatatatatgaaaattgGGGGTTGTGGGGAGGAAACAGTGAGTGGACAAAGATCTAAAGAATAGAAGTGGAGTGGGTATAGTAGTGGACAAAGATCTAAAGAATGATGTTGGGGACGGTAAAAGACTGGGAGATCAAATTATATCCATCAAATTGGTGTTGGAGAAAGAGGTGGTCAATATATTTAGCGCTTATGCACCCCAAGTAAGATTGGATGAGAGTAGCAAGCTCCTTTTTTGGGAATAGATGGATGATTTAGTGCAAGGCTTTGGTTAAAGTGAAATGATTATAGGACATGACTTGAATGGACATGTTGGGAGGGATCGTAGAGGCTATGAAGATGTTCATGGAGATTTTAGAGTTGGAGAGAGGAATGATGAGGGGACCTCGATTTTAGACTTTGCGGAGCTTATGATTTATCCATTGCAAACACTTTCTTTGAAACAGGAGAGAGGAGCATCTAGTTACGTACAAAAGTGAGCATCATAgtagccaaatagatttcttcctaaTTAGAAGGGCCGATAGATTATTGTGTAAGCATTGTAAGGTTATACATAGGGAGAGCCTAACCACCCAACATAGACTGGTGGTCTTGAATATGTGCCTTAGGACACAGAACGTAGGACCTATTTGCTTAAGATAAAGTGGTggatgaaataacctagagggggtgaataggttatgttAGTGAAATTGAAATCCTTTTCAAATTATGAttcccaaatgtgattgtaaataaaataTTGCAGAGTAATAATTTATACACAATCACATaacaccaagatttatagtggttcgactcaatccgagtctagtccactccctacaagttctacttgtaaggtattccactagctcttctctttcagtacagtaggtagggaggaaaacctttacaaatTCTTTTTTCAGAATAAGAGAATCCGTACAATCCCCTTTTTAGGGAGGAAAACTGcgttcgaattttttatttgagggccgTTTTGTACattccagattagggtttttcgttatatattgtAACGAGGTATACTTTCTTTGTATAcaattctgagaggtgtgaggataaGTGTTGTAACCCTATCGAGATGTATacaacgctcttcctcacacctcttagaaTTGCATATAGAGAAAGTAAACCTCGCTACAATATATGGCGAAAACCCCTAATCCGGAATGTACAAAACtactccaaataaaaaaatggagcaGGGGGACCACCGTTCTATTCTGTCGTGGTgcctacaccagtactccctggattaaactgcgacggaatacaagacatcgtacaccaatgAAGGGGGGAAGGCGATGGGGGTGAAAAATAGAAGAGGGTCAGCTAGGAGGTTTGCCTAGAAGCAGTTACCAATGAAAAAGTGCGTAATAGCTCACTGATCGAGTGCTCTTGCACTGAAGATGAACAATGCTCAGCTATCTNNNNNNNNNNNNNNNNNNNNTGCATCGGTAGGGGAGTGTTCCACCTTAGGAGGAAGCACCCGGGCGAGCAGGTGTGGATGGTGAAGCAAAAATGAGTCTTTCCCTTGGGGAATCCCTAACATGATGACGAGGTAGCAAGGCAAGTTTGGAAGAGACAtcaagtagatggcattccaaatttTATCAAAGGATCTAGAGTCGGAAGTCTATCTACAAaggttacgctccatccaaatgtgatcAATGGCGGCACAGGTTTGAACTTTCCAACAGTGTCATAGATGTTGTTGCCTGCAAATGTCGTATCAACCTAGATCCATTTTTCTTGGAAGGGGGAGGGGCCTCCTCGTGGGCCAATAACTAGCAAGAGACAAACACACACTTAACGTAGAACTAGGTTGACATGCAACCTAATCCCAATGCGGCAGGATACTCTCAGAGAACATAAGATCAAATACTAGAGTAGTTCAAAGCTGATTAATAACAAAGATGAAATCAGATCTAAGATTAAGAATATCGATCTCAGATTATAGggtttcagaaatcagaatagaagcAGATAGTAAAAGGActaatggaatgatgaattaGGACTAATCAGGACTGAAACAATAAGGAGAACACAAATAAATATCTGAGAAACCAGAAGCAAACTAAACACATACTATCGATCTCAGTAGAAGAACCAGATTAGGTCAAAACAGCCCAATCGAGCCACCTGTGGGGGATTTTGCATAGCAGGCAGACCAGtggtctgattgaccccaaatcAGAATCGAGGTACCCTTTGGTAGGGCCTAACAGTTGATCAAAAGATGGCCACAATCAGATGGTTGACTAGGTCTGAGAAGGGATTGATTGGGGAACAAGAAAGGGGAGAAATCTCAGGACAGAAGATAGAATTAGTGAGAGATGAGCTGATCGATTACCTGTGGACTGATATTGTAATTGGTACCTTGGAGTGCTTGAATAACAATATGAGAAGAAGataatttgagagaaaaaacctCTCAGGCTTCACACTGCAGAGAGTTAATTGGATCAAAAACTAATTCCATCAACCTGGATCAAACATTAGACAACTctatggagaagacaatagtaGGAGccattattttgtttttcaaagTCGTTCCATCTTTAGGAGCCTCTTCtttattacaaaatagaaggttccttaaaaggaaaccttaattcagtctcctaatacaatacttactaaaaactgaaattaggaactaactgaaattagaaatttgctgaaaaaggaaactaactactaatgacttgactcaactaataacttgactcctaagaaaacaaatataacttaaattaaacccaactaaaaaggaaactaatgaaaaaggagaaACTAGTTAATCCTATATTTAACCTTAAAGCTCCTCTTTTAGCACCATAAAAGTGGCATATTACAcgcaaaacacatgggatcaaatgcccaacatgtatggaacccaaccctaggcttattcctaataaaacaagcctattttggtgaatAAATCTACATCACGCTTCTAGATGATGGAAGAGAAAATGCACTAAAAAAAGAGATTATTGGTGTCATCATAACTGTTCTAGCAAAGGCAACAAatttgggtgggtggggggaCAAGGATGTGATGATAAATGAGGAAGGATTTGGTAGGAAGGTAGTTGGAGAGAGCTCTTCGATGGTAAATCTATGGTGAGGGGGATATGGAATTTGAACTAAACAATTTCATCTGGGGGCTAAGTGGCCATGAGAATGAACTAGATGCCGATGAAAAGAGGAGGAGACGTGACTAGTGGAGGAGCAAAACCAAATGACTTTTTCCCCTCTGCTAGGAAGGGGGAGGGCAGGAAGAGAGGGCCAGATGGAAGAGAGCGGGGATTGGCAAAGGGGGATACCAGGTGTCGTTAGAGATGatggaagaaatagaagagtCCTTGGGAATGTCAGAGTATGCTGTTCTGGACTTCTGGGCCCCACCTTCAGGAAGAAAACTCCATCTGGGTGCCCAGTTATCGAGCCAAAGAGAGGTGGATGTACCATCCCCAATACAAGAGTGGATAACTTTTAAAGCAGTTGGCATGGCTTGGAGGATTTTACGCCACACCCAAGAGTTATTCGGGGCACGAGGAACAGTTTGTAAGGAGTCCTTATAGAGAATGAAGGAATAAATCCATGAGACCCAAATGTTGTTGTGTTTGGAGACAAGCTCCTAGGTGAGCTTAAGAATTCCCACATTGTTGGCATCATTGATCCTCCTTATGCCTGGGcctcctccttagggaggtaaaCAGAGAACCACCGAATGAAATGGACAAGCTTCTAGTTGAGCTTAAGAGTACCCACATTGTTGGCATCATTGATCCTCCTTGAGCCTGGGCCTCCTCCTTCTTAGGGAGGCAAACAGAGGACCACCGAATGGAATGGAGGAATTTGGCTGAGTTGACCCCTTTCGAAAGGAAGGTGCAAAACTGGGATTCAACAACCTTGATGGTGGATTTTGGCAACTTAAAAACTCCTGACCAGTAAATGTAGGAGGATTGGAGGACTGATCGGATGAGTTCAAGATGGTCAgcgatgatattgttttggtggatgagacaaaagttgGGATTGACGCTAAGTTAGAGCTATGGAGATTaagcttggaatcaagaggtttcaAACTAAGTAGAATGGAGATGGACTACATGACGTGTTACTTTATTCACGCTGcgatggataatgaaatggtgatgattgaagagagagagagtaatgcaggagtagattataagtaactgttatagagctggagagagagaggtgcggccagggctgtaggagttTGATTGaattgcactcttgggcgtagatagtccatagggagggtacaaaaacctccaaagttgagaggattctgacggctggttgtgaagttacaagctttcttgattttctgatctaagagaaaactgagaagaaccttcaagaacaacagctgaatgcttccaacagtgactaggtaaggatcgtgggacccttatgaggcctgaaataccctgattgaagacctggctgaatagagtacagaagagagaaagagaggagatcgatctctctcctattcccactaggattgctgatcggttctgatgtctggagacttttatcaaaatctgaactatacctcttgaatgttacaacaaataaaataaaaaagaagaataaaacagatgggggattgagaagggtgaaagagaataaaggaaatgACTATCTCAGCCTGAGCTTCTCACCcatagctatctcagctgctctaagcatttagttgtaaactttctttcataaatgcaaactttctttcattcaaatctgtccaataatggtacatatgcctctctatttatagagggaaagtttacaatcatgctaatactaggagctagttttccaataggactaaacactcctactacaaGTAGGAGCTAGTTTttcaataggactagacactcctactacaactaggaattcaaaataggactaggacttgactttatgactccaacatggagtaggactaacaaactaatagtccatataggactttacaaccaactaatgacctaatgggcctttattgaattaaatagcaactaattaaactaatgaataaaatcccgttttcctaccttctatccatattttaggcctattatagtggcccatttcaaagaaaatccatgggatcaaaggcccaacacatacataacacaacccaaggcttatttgcaataaaataagcccaagtgacttatctacatcagagaGAGTTACCACAAAGTGATCATTTCAAGTATCTGAGGTCAATCATGTATAAGGTGttatagaggatgatgtataAATAAGGAAGgtaatatagaggatgatgtttcacagaggactaaagtgggatggatgaagtggagaggtgcgtgaAGGGTGTTGTGTGActatgtattcctttaaagcttaaaggaaagtttTATAGGACAGTTGTTAGACCGGGTGTGATGTATGGGGCAAAATGctaggcagttaagaagtgtcatttcgataagctatgtgtagcagagatgagaataCTGAGATGGATGTACTTGCAGCAAAACTAGGGAGGATAAGGTAAGAAATGATTATATTAGGGCTGATTTTGGAGTTGCCCCGATCTAGAAGTTGTCATAcgtaggtcttgtcccaagtgtGACCTCGAATAGATCCAATTGGAGGGCTAGAATCCATGTAGCTGGCCCCATTTAGGTGAGTTTTTACTGATTTGTGGTGTTGCATTCCTTCTCTTTTActtattcttttctttggcTATCTTTCGTTGGATCCATGCAGCCAACCccttttagttgggataaagttgtTGTTGGGAAGGAAACAGTGTAACTCCACCAGGTTCACTACTTGACATAAATGGAATTTAGTACTGCAATATGAATAATTCTCTGCTTTGGTTTGTGCTTCTGACTCAATGACAGCAGTGCTGTGGGCATGGCTCATGCCTCACGGGACTTGGCTTTTCACTTTTATTGAGTTTCACCATCTGGTGTGGAAGGGGGGACATTGCATTGCCAAAATTACTGGCATACTCTAGCCTTTGAGCAGAGGCacttggatttattttattttttgggtgctGTACATAAACCAGTCCTACACACTACATTACATCATGGGGGGGGATGTGTTATGAGAGAAGGGAAGTACCTATTGCACAAAGTGGAAGGAGCAGAGTCAATCATTTGAACTCTTGGGATCGCCACAACAACCTACAGTGTACCAGTCAACTGCTTGCGCAGTTTCCTTCAAGGCCTTTGGAGATTCAGTCACCTTTTGGCGAGGATTAGGGCCTGTGCTAGCATTATTGGGCAGTGCCTCATTGTTTGTATATCTAGCTGTTGTCGTGAGTTCTTTGAGGCTTATATAtcctctttgtttttgttttttcccatTGGACATGTGGGGGAACAGTGCCTTGTTGTTTGTATATTAGTCGAGCTTTTGCTTCAGCTGCCCTGTGCATCAATGAATATGCTTTTACATGTTAGCGTTATCCCTGCAGAATCATGTTGAACTTTGACTTTATTAAGGGTGCTGCAGCTGCTGCTTAACAACTGAAGTAAACTTATTCAGAAAAATTATTTCTCATGACAAAAAAATGCATTTGTGCATTTCATGATGTCTAAACTTAGTGAACGGGTGGCTGTGGACCACTGGCATCAGCTCCAGATTTTTAATGACATTTTTGCTCTCATATTAGCTATTGATATCATATCCTACCCTTTTGAGTTCTTCAGTTTTCATGTTGATGTCCTTTACAGAAAATGTGGTTCTTCAGTTTTAATGGCATTTTCGctccatcttttatttttttatttgtttatgctCCTTTCTGCCCCTAATATCTCATTGATCCAGTTTCAGGCTTTTGGGTTTGTGTTGCATCTGCGGGATATATTTGTCATCTTTATTATTTCAATTGCATTGAAACGGACTCTTGGTGCTTTTGGTAGGTATCAAACAATGGTTGGGCAGAAGGTGAGTGCATGGGGAAAGCAGGTTGGTTCCCATTTGGGTATATTGAAAGACGGGAACGAGTTCTTGCAAGCAAGGTGGCTGaagttttttaaaattgttgatttGGACTCTCCATAAGATCCCAACTTTTGTATGTGTTTATTTATACACTGTTTACATCTTAGATCTGTGTATGTGGACATTCCTGCAATGAGTGGAGTATACTTATTTTTTCTGATGTGTGATATAGAGTTCATTTCCTGTTTATTTGTATGGATTTATTCTCATGCATCCTTTTTGGTCATTTATGGAAGTTTCTCCTTACAGATGTTTGTTAATATTCACTGGAGGGACCTTTTATTTGGTACTTTGGTCACACCAGACTTTCTTGTTAATTGTTATGATTGGTGGCTAATCTCATCTTGTGTCTGTGAGAGAATTAGGTATCATGGTTCAATTAAGTAGATGATGATACAAGTCATGAACTTCGAGCGACGGCCATCATTCAAGAAATGCAGGATGGCAAGCACTGTAGGGTGAGGAATCTGGATCATAACTTATCTTTTACATTTATTGAGATTTtgtaaaaataccaaaattttcatgttcaaacttcaaatagACTAAATAGGTTactcatatttttttacatttgCAGAATTATTCACAAATATTATGTTTGGTTGAAAGGGGACCTAAAGGGAAGGAAATTGAATTTTTCAtacttgaaaaagaaatatatgtaacaCTACCCCATGTGACTACAACAtgaacttcaaatcattctgtatttaatt is a window from the Macadamia integrifolia cultivar HAES 741 chromosome 5, SCU_Mint_v3, whole genome shotgun sequence genome containing:
- the LOC122079778 gene encoding SH3 domain-containing protein 2 isoform X1, which encodes MDAIRKQATKLREQVAKQQQAVFKQFGGGGYGGSDNLVSDDIELQQHQKLEKLYMSTRAAKHFQRDIVRGVEGYIVTGSKQVEIGTKFSEDSRKYGVENTCTSGNTLSKAALSFARAQGQMEKERGNLLKALGTQVAEPLRAMVMGAPLEDARHLAQRYDRMQQEAEAQAIEVSKRQVKVRESAGNVDYTSKLEAAEARLQELKSNMATLGKEAVAAMAAVESQQQRLTLQRLIALVESERFYHQRVLQILDQLEGEMVSERQRIEASPNVAVDNSMPPPPSYEEVNGGFVAQTYDGLTDSMGYFLGEVTHSYQAESDVELNLSVGDYVVVRKVSNNGWAEGECMGKAGWFPFGYIERRERVLASKVAEVF
- the LOC122079778 gene encoding SH3 domain-containing protein 2 isoform X2, producing MSTRAAKHFQRDIVRGVEGYIVTGSKQVEIGTKFSEDSRKYGVENTCTSGNTLSKAALSFARAQGQMEKERGNLLKALGTQVAEPLRAMVMGAPLEDARHLAQRYDRMQQEAEAQAIEVSKRQVKVRESAGNVDYTSKLEAAEARLQELKSNMATLGKEAVAAMAAVESQQQRLTLQRLIALVESERFYHQRVLQILDQLEGEMVSERQRIEASPNVAVDNSMPPPPSYEEVNGGFVAQTYDGLTDSMGYFLGEVTHSYQAESDVELNLSVGDYVVVRKVSNNGWAEGECMGKAGWFPFGYIERRERVLASKVAEVF